From a region of the Campylobacter showae genome:
- a CDS encoding leucyl aminopeptidase, which produces MQFQLANKKLNEIKADLELIFVVDKNLKHKFIKDEKAFKFANYKGESVLLLLESGRIYVPLGKLGYDELRIAAAKAYNAVKSLNVKSIKLASYLAGCQKMSFQALTEGFLLGAYEFNKYKEKKEKYALKDIIFSSEEFSGEDVRENDAQDGFAHGEIIASATNFTKDIVNEIPEIYTPQKMAEEAQNLTKNYPNLSCKIYDEKFLEKEKMNAFLAVNKASVHPPRLIHLIYKPKGAKKRIIFVGKGLTYDSGGLSLKPADYMLTMKADKSGAAAAMGIIKGAAELNLPFEIHAILGATENMIGGNAYKPDDVLISRSGVSIEVRNTDAEGRLVLADCLSYAQDFKPDVLIDMATLTGACVVGLGEYTSGIMGNNEELKAEFKAKAAKSGELNTILEFNPHLRELIKSQIADVSNTGSSRYGGAITAGLFLDKFIKDEFKDKWIHQDIAGPAYTEKAWGYNQAGATGAGVRMNLYYLCAMAKEL; this is translated from the coding sequence GTGCAGTTTCAACTCGCTAATAAAAAACTAAACGAAATCAAGGCTGATTTAGAGCTGATTTTCGTCGTAGATAAAAACCTGAAACATAAATTTATAAAAGACGAAAAGGCATTTAAATTTGCCAACTACAAAGGCGAGAGCGTCTTGCTTTTACTAGAAAGCGGCAGGATTTACGTGCCGCTCGGTAAGCTTGGCTACGACGAGCTTCGCATAGCTGCGGCAAAAGCCTATAACGCCGTAAAGTCGCTAAACGTCAAAAGCATTAAACTAGCCTCGTATCTCGCAGGTTGCCAAAAAATGAGCTTTCAGGCTCTAACCGAAGGCTTTTTACTGGGCGCTTATGAATTTAACAAATACAAAGAAAAAAAAGAAAAATACGCGCTAAAAGATATTATTTTTAGCAGCGAAGAATTTAGCGGCGAGGACGTCCGCGAAAACGACGCGCAAGACGGCTTTGCCCACGGCGAGATAATCGCCTCTGCGACAAATTTCACCAAAGATATCGTAAACGAAATCCCAGAAATCTACACCCCGCAAAAGATGGCGGAAGAGGCTCAAAATCTAACTAAAAACTATCCAAATTTAAGCTGCAAAATTTACGATGAAAAATTCCTCGAAAAAGAAAAGATGAACGCATTTTTGGCCGTAAACAAAGCCAGCGTCCATCCGCCTCGCCTCATCCATCTTATCTATAAGCCAAAAGGCGCGAAAAAGCGCATAATCTTCGTCGGCAAGGGACTAACCTACGATAGCGGCGGGCTTAGCTTAAAGCCGGCTGATTATATGCTAACTATGAAAGCCGACAAAAGCGGCGCGGCAGCGGCGATGGGTATAATTAAAGGCGCGGCGGAGCTAAATTTGCCTTTTGAAATTCACGCTATTTTAGGCGCGACCGAAAATATGATCGGCGGCAACGCCTATAAACCAGACGACGTGCTAATCTCTCGCAGCGGTGTTAGCATCGAGGTGCGAAACACCGACGCCGAGGGCCGCCTAGTGCTTGCCGACTGCCTCAGCTACGCACAGGATTTTAAACCCGACGTGCTAATCGACATGGCGACGCTAACGGGCGCTTGCGTAGTAGGCCTTGGCGAATACACTAGCGGCATAATGGGCAACAACGAGGAGCTAAAGGCGGAATTTAAAGCAAAAGCGGCAAAAAGCGGCGAGCTAAATACGATTTTAGAGTTTAACCCGCACTTGCGCGAGCTGATCAAAAGCCAGATCGCGGACGTCAGCAACACAGGTTCTAGCCGTTACGGCGGCGCGATCACGGCGGGGCTTTTCCTAGATAAATTTATAAAAGACGAATTTAAAGACAAGTGGATACATCAAGATATCGCAGGCCCCGCATACACCGAAAAAGCTTGGGGATATAACCAGGCGGGCGCGACGGGAGCCGGCGTGCGAATGAATCTTTATTATCTATGCGCTATGGCAAAGGAGCTGTAA
- the rpiB gene encoding ribose 5-phosphate isomerase B produces MKIDKIFIASDHAGFDLKAQICELLKSEGFSVCDLGTHSKDSVDYPDFAELLAQNLRHENEYGVLICGTGIGISIAANRHAHVRCALCHDVTTAKLAREHNDANVLAMGARTIGDAVAADMIKAFFATEFAGGRHERRVKKLGGEK; encoded by the coding sequence ATGAAAATAGACAAAATTTTTATCGCGAGCGACCACGCGGGCTTTGATCTTAAGGCGCAAATTTGCGAGCTTTTAAAAAGCGAAGGTTTTAGCGTATGCGACCTAGGAACGCATAGCAAAGATAGCGTAGATTATCCCGATTTTGCCGAGCTTTTGGCGCAAAATTTGCGGCACGAAAACGAATACGGCGTGCTAATCTGCGGCACGGGCATCGGCATCAGTATCGCAGCCAACCGCCATGCGCACGTTCGCTGCGCGCTTTGTCACGACGTCACCACTGCAAAACTAGCCCGCGAGCATAACGACGCAAACGTACTAGCCATGGGCGCTAGAACGATCGGCGACGCGGTCGCGGCAGATATGATAAAGGCTTTTTTCGCTACCGAATTTGCCGGCGGCAGACACGAAAGACGCGTGAAAAAGTTAGGAGGCGAGAAATGA
- a CDS encoding tetratricopeptide repeat protein produces the protein MCKAWVLYQSGKGVKQDDAKAIKFYEKACNADELSGCNSLASLYQNSGEHAKAATIFERACEKGFGLSCYNLAQIYEAGSVVALDESKALDLYVKACERGYAVVCYYLGGMYEDGWASENDEASKNALKFYSLACDGKIYEACEALGRLYEDGEARGCLNLARRLESSDKKQAAALRQKAQKLHEKECEAGLSKKCMEFKKSTNKGEKHEF, from the coding sequence GTGTGCAAGGCTTGGGTTTTATACCAAAGCGGCAAAGGCGTAAAACAAGATGACGCAAAGGCTATCAAATTTTACGAAAAAGCCTGCAACGCGGACGAACTATCAGGCTGCAACAGCCTAGCTTCGCTCTACCAAAACAGCGGCGAACACGCCAAAGCCGCCACGATTTTTGAGCGAGCCTGCGAAAAAGGATTTGGTTTAAGCTGCTATAATCTAGCTCAAATTTATGAAGCAGGCAGCGTCGTCGCACTAGATGAAAGCAAGGCGCTAGACCTCTACGTAAAGGCCTGCGAGCGCGGATACGCGGTAGTTTGCTACTATCTAGGCGGTATGTATGAGGACGGCTGGGCAAGCGAAAACGATGAAGCCTCGAAAAACGCGCTCAAATTTTACTCGCTTGCCTGCGATGGTAAAATTTACGAAGCGTGCGAGGCTTTGGGCAGGCTTTACGAGGACGGCGAGGCGCGCGGGTGTCTAAATCTAGCGCGCCGTCTTGAAAGTAGCGACAAAAAGCAAGCCGCCGCGCTACGCCAAAAGGCGCAAAAGTTGCACGAAAAAGAGTGCGAGGCGGGGCTAAGCAAAAAGTGCATGGAGTTTAAAAAATCAACTAACAAAGGAGAAAAACATGAGTTTTAA
- the apt gene encoding adenine phosphoribosyltransferase, giving the protein MKELDKAGKEFLLNSIRCINDFPKPGIVFRDITTLLNNKEAFNFLMDHLVARYEGADIDFIAGIESRGFIFAAALAARLRLPFVPIRKPKKLPYITISQKYSLEYGVDEVQIHVDAFGEKAGAKVLLIDDLIATGGTAKASVELINQTNAVCVEACFLIDLKDLGGSANLRPLTKIYSILEL; this is encoded by the coding sequence ATGAAAGAACTAGACAAAGCGGGGAAAGAATTTTTATTAAATTCCATCCGCTGCATAAACGATTTTCCAAAACCGGGCATAGTATTTCGCGACATCACGACGCTGCTAAACAACAAAGAGGCGTTTAATTTTTTAATGGATCATCTAGTTGCCAGATACGAGGGTGCCGATATCGATTTCATCGCAGGCATCGAGTCTCGCGGATTTATATTCGCAGCGGCTTTGGCGGCTAGACTGCGACTACCTTTCGTGCCGATTAGAAAGCCTAAAAAACTGCCATACATCACGATCTCGCAAAAATACAGCCTAGAATACGGCGTAGACGAAGTGCAAATTCACGTCGATGCATTCGGCGAAAAAGCGGGCGCAAAGGTGCTTTTAATCGACGATCTAATCGCTACGGGAGGCACGGCTAAGGCTAGCGTCGAGCTAATCAATCAAACAAACGCCGTTTGCGTAGAGGCCTGCTTTTTGATCGATTTAAAGGATCTGGGCGGTAGTGCAAATTTACGCCCGCTAACTAAAATTTACAGCATTTTGGAGCTATGA
- a CDS encoding site-2 protease family protein has product MNLDSIDFAKVAILVAVLVISVVGHEIAHGYAAFKFGDLTAKNLGRLSINPIKHVDPLGTIVVPALMYLSTGVTFGWAKPVPINLRTVLYNGGYKAAIVVALAGIAYNLALFALAFCLFKFIGFEGFFDGAVVEFVFMLAAVNLVLALFNLYPIPPLDGSKALEYLLRIFGLHGAANRLNGMQRYGFIALVIIVISPLKDYFFEPIRYAVAIMRMFL; this is encoded by the coding sequence ATGAACCTTGATAGCATCGACTTCGCAAAGGTTGCGATCCTAGTCGCAGTGCTCGTTATCTCCGTCGTCGGACATGAGATCGCGCACGGATATGCGGCGTTTAAATTTGGCGACCTAACCGCCAAAAATTTGGGGCGGCTCAGCATAAATCCCATAAAACACGTCGATCCGCTAGGAACTATCGTCGTGCCGGCACTCATGTATCTTAGCACGGGAGTGACGTTTGGCTGGGCTAAACCCGTACCCATAAATTTACGCACGGTGCTTTATAACGGCGGCTACAAAGCAGCTATAGTCGTCGCGCTTGCTGGCATCGCATACAACCTCGCTCTTTTTGCGCTAGCGTTTTGCCTATTTAAATTTATAGGCTTCGAGGGTTTTTTTGACGGCGCGGTAGTGGAGTTTGTATTTATGCTTGCAGCCGTAAATTTAGTCTTGGCTCTCTTTAACCTCTACCCTATCCCGCCTCTTGACGGCTCAAAGGCGCTTGAGTATCTTTTGCGCATTTTCGGGCTTCACGGCGCGGCAAACCGGCTAAACGGTATGCAAAGATACGGCTTTATAGCGTTAGTTATCATCGTGATCTCGCCGCTAAAAGATTATTTTTTCGAGCCGATACGATATGCTGTTGCTATCATGAGGATGTTTTTGTAA
- a CDS encoding DedA family protein, producing MEEFFTKLLIEYGYIILFVWCIMEGEMALIMAGILSHQTHMHIAPAIFVAGLGGFVGDQIYFYLGRYNKKYIAKKLHTQRRKFAIAHIMLKKYGWPIIFIQRYMYGFRVIIPMTIGLTGYSAKKYAFINLISAWCWAAITIIPAWVLGEHILEILHKAKEHWYVAVPVVALFLGALLYGFRRIENKILNDRRHRSAVSTR from the coding sequence ATGGAAGAATTTTTTACAAAACTACTCATTGAGTACGGCTACATCATACTTTTCGTCTGGTGCATAATGGAAGGCGAAATGGCGCTCATAATGGCGGGCATCCTCTCTCATCAAACGCATATGCATATCGCGCCGGCCATCTTCGTAGCAGGTCTGGGCGGCTTCGTCGGCGATCAAATTTACTTTTACCTAGGCCGCTATAATAAAAAATATATCGCCAAAAAGCTTCATACCCAGCGCCGAAAATTCGCCATCGCGCATATAATGCTGAAAAAATACGGCTGGCCGATCATCTTTATCCAGCGCTATATGTACGGCTTTCGCGTCATCATACCGATGACCATAGGCTTAACTGGATACAGCGCAAAAAAATACGCGTTTATAAACCTAATAAGCGCGTGGTGCTGGGCTGCGATTACGATAATTCCTGCGTGGGTTTTGGGCGAGCACATACTTGAAATTTTACACAAAGCAAAAGAGCACTGGTACGTCGCCGTGCCTGTAGTAGCGCTATTTTTAGGCGCTCTGCTCTACGGCTTTAGGCGCATAGAAAATAAAATTTTAAACGATAGGAGACACAGAAGTGCAGTTTCAACTCGCTAA
- the lepB gene encoding signal peptidase I, whose product MKKAFNKFLDFSNSWTGTVVIVLLVIFFVAQAFVIPSGSMKDTLLVGDHLFVKKFSYGISTPRIPWIEVKVLPDFNGNGHLIEGAKPQRGDIVVFRYPHDEKIHYVKRNFAVGGDEVIFTEKALFLHPHEGEEFIKANFDEKDIVKFGGKLFVREPYKFGGIHYDEKVNLFELAVNYLNASKFAMQPVIVNELPSVGNYPFNAFYFQVPEGEFFMIGDNRDHSNDSRFWGPVAYKNIVGKPWFVYFSWDDEYKIRWNRVGKSVDFIQNSPELLDAARAEAKNDGNKIE is encoded by the coding sequence TTGAAAAAAGCGTTTAATAAATTTTTAGATTTTTCAAACAGCTGGACGGGCACGGTCGTCATCGTCCTGCTCGTGATTTTTTTTGTCGCGCAGGCCTTCGTGATACCGTCTGGTTCGATGAAGGACACGCTTTTAGTCGGCGATCATCTTTTTGTTAAAAAATTTAGCTACGGCATCTCAACCCCGCGCATTCCGTGGATAGAGGTCAAGGTTTTGCCAGATTTTAACGGTAACGGTCATCTCATCGAGGGCGCAAAGCCGCAGCGCGGCGATATCGTGGTTTTTCGCTATCCGCACGATGAAAAGATCCACTACGTCAAGCGAAATTTCGCAGTCGGCGGCGACGAAGTGATATTTACAGAAAAGGCGCTATTTTTACACCCGCACGAGGGCGAGGAGTTTATAAAGGCAAATTTCGACGAAAAAGATATAGTAAAATTTGGTGGTAAGCTTTTTGTACGCGAGCCATATAAATTCGGCGGCATACACTACGACGAGAAGGTAAATTTATTTGAACTAGCCGTAAACTACCTAAACGCTAGCAAATTCGCCATGCAACCCGTTATCGTAAACGAACTACCAAGCGTAGGCAACTATCCGTTTAACGCATTTTATTTTCAGGTTCCAGAGGGCGAGTTTTTCATGATCGGCGATAACCGCGACCACTCAAACGACAGCCGTTTTTGGGGGCCAGTGGCATATAAAAATATCGTCGGCAAGCCGTGGTTTGTATATTTTAGCTGGGATGACGAATACAAAATCAGATGGAACAGAGTCGGCAAGAGCGTGGACTTTATACAAAACTCGCCTGAGCTGCTAGACGCCGCCAGAGCCGAAGCTAAAAACGACGGAAACAAGATCGAATGA
- a CDS encoding DNA alkylation repair protein: MENGGLAVYFGENLAQILSQKIKAVYPKFDAQSYCGQIAESTPNLGYSQRILAHANALNELLPPDFRRAAEILVAILGEENPNETGMFKHFYWTLPLAKYVEIYGLDDFETSMNATMEITKRGTGEYAVRAFIKKYPQDSLKTMTQWARSSNFHLRRLASEGLRPKLPWASKLELFISDPRPVFAVLEILKEDEVRFVQRSVANNVADYLKVNFAAAKELLVRWQSSQNKNTQQIVRHATRKIKI; this comes from the coding sequence ATGGAAAACGGCGGACTGGCGGTATATTTCGGAGAAAATTTGGCGCAAATTTTATCGCAAAAGATAAAGGCGGTCTATCCTAAATTTGACGCGCAGAGCTACTGCGGGCAAATCGCGGAGAGTACGCCCAATCTCGGTTATTCGCAAAGGATTTTAGCGCACGCAAACGCGCTAAATGAACTTTTGCCGCCGGATTTTAGGCGCGCGGCGGAGATTTTGGTCGCGATTTTAGGCGAAGAAAACCCGAATGAAACGGGCATGTTTAAGCATTTTTACTGGACTTTGCCGCTGGCAAAATACGTCGAAATTTACGGCCTAGACGACTTTGAGACCTCGATGAATGCGACCATGGAAATCACGAAGCGCGGCACGGGTGAGTACGCGGTGCGCGCCTTTATCAAAAAATATCCGCAAGACTCGCTAAAGACCATGACGCAGTGGGCGCGCTCGTCAAATTTCCACCTGCGTAGGCTAGCGTCCGAGGGCCTACGACCAAAGCTACCGTGGGCTAGTAAACTGGAGCTTTTTATCAGCGATCCGCGCCCGGTTTTTGCGGTGCTGGAGATACTCAAAGAGGACGAGGTGCGCTTCGTGCAGCGCTCGGTTGCAAACAACGTCGCGGACTATCTAAAGGTAAATTTTGCCGCCGCAAAAGAGCTGCTCGTGCGCTGGCAAAGCTCGCAAAACAAAAACACGCAGCAAATCGTTCGTCACGCGACGAGAAAAATCAAAATTTAG
- a CDS encoding phosphatidylserine decarboxylase, whose translation MRGLISRIFGFVAAIKFPRFLQAFINEKYVSGFKIDMSEFKEPKEYESLTALFTRELQRPRNFDVSPQAFISPSDGTCLERGVSKELKAISVKGHEYGIAELLGDSMESRERDAELEYVNIYLSPRDYHRYHAPCDMRILSALYVPGELYSVAVSALLKVPNLYAKNERVVLKCELASGKKMWLVFVGALNVGKMKFDFDARIQTNACAGNVALYEYENLSVKKGEQLGMFELGSTILILSEQGAVKFDLAAEQKLKYGDKIGTIN comes from the coding sequence ATGAGGGGACTTATTTCTAGGATATTCGGGTTTGTTGCGGCGATTAAATTTCCGAGATTTTTGCAAGCATTTATCAATGAAAAATACGTAAGCGGCTTTAAAATCGATATGAGCGAGTTTAAAGAGCCAAAGGAGTACGAGAGCCTCACGGCGCTTTTTACCCGCGAGCTACAGCGTCCGCGAAATTTCGACGTTTCGCCCCAGGCTTTCATCAGTCCTAGCGACGGCACGTGCCTGGAGCGCGGAGTTAGCAAGGAGCTAAAGGCGATCAGCGTCAAGGGCCACGAGTACGGTATAGCAGAGCTTCTAGGCGATAGTATGGAGAGTAGGGAGCGAGACGCCGAGCTAGAGTATGTAAATATTTATCTGAGTCCGCGCGACTACCACCGCTATCACGCGCCTTGCGATATGAGGATATTATCTGCGCTATACGTGCCGGGCGAGCTATATAGCGTGGCCGTTAGCGCGCTGCTAAAGGTGCCAAATCTTTACGCCAAAAATGAGCGAGTGGTACTAAAATGCGAGCTTGCAAGCGGCAAAAAGATGTGGCTGGTCTTCGTCGGTGCGCTAAACGTGGGCAAGATGAAATTTGACTTTGACGCGCGCATACAGACTAACGCATGCGCCGGAAACGTCGCGCTTTATGAATACGAAAATTTAAGCGTGAAAAAGGGCGAGCAGCTGGGGATGTTTGAGCTGGGCTCGACGATCCTAATCCTTAGCGAGCAGGGCGCGGTCAAATTTGATCTCGCAGCCGAGCAAAAGCTAAAATACGGCGACAAAATAGGAACTATCAACTAA
- the folD gene encoding bifunctional methylenetetrahydrofolate dehydrogenase/methenyltetrahydrofolate cyclohydrolase FolD: protein MTILDGKNVSAQVKERVKNEALNLKNQGIEPALAVILVGEDKASQTYVAAKEKACIACEIKSVMHRLPESTTQSELIALIDVLNLDDGIDGILVQLPLPKHIDTNKILETISPEKDVDGFAAINVGKLASGLDGFVPCTPLGIMEIFKAYDINLEGKNAVVIGRSNIVGKPMANLLLNANATVTVTHSKTRNLKEICADADILVAAIGRADFVTADMVKEGAVVIDVGINRMDDGKLKGDVKFDEIAPKCSFITPVPGGVGPMTIAMLLSNTIKSAKNRAKKA, encoded by the coding sequence ATGACGATATTAGACGGCAAAAACGTAAGCGCGCAGGTAAAGGAAAGAGTAAAAAACGAAGCGTTAAATTTGAAAAATCAAGGCATAGAGCCTGCGCTTGCGGTGATACTGGTCGGCGAGGATAAAGCCAGCCAAACCTACGTCGCGGCAAAAGAAAAAGCCTGCATAGCCTGCGAGATAAAAAGCGTAATGCACCGCTTACCCGAGTCTACGACACAAAGCGAGCTAATCGCGCTAATAGACGTGCTAAATTTAGACGACGGCATCGACGGCATATTAGTGCAGCTGCCGCTACCAAAGCACATAGATACGAATAAAATTTTAGAAACCATTAGCCCCGAAAAAGACGTGGACGGCTTTGCCGCGATAAACGTCGGTAAACTAGCTAGCGGACTTGACGGGTTCGTACCGTGCACGCCGCTAGGCATAATGGAAATTTTTAAAGCCTACGATATAAATTTAGAGGGCAAAAACGCCGTCGTGATCGGACGTAGCAACATCGTGGGCAAACCGATGGCAAATCTACTGCTAAACGCCAACGCGACCGTAACCGTGACGCATAGCAAAACGCGAAATTTAAAAGAAATTTGCGCGGACGCCGACATCCTAGTGGCCGCTATCGGTAGAGCCGATTTCGTAACGGCGGATATGGTAAAAGAGGGCGCCGTCGTAATCGACGTAGGCATAAACCGCATGGACGACGGCAAGCTAAAAGGCGACGTCAAATTTGACGAGATAGCGCCTAAATGCTCGTTTATAACTCCGGTTCCGGGAGGCGTAGGCCCGATGACTATCGCGATGCTACTGTCAAACACGATAAAATCAGCTAAAAACCGCGCGAAGAAGGCATAA
- a CDS encoding protein-export membrane protein, whose translation MTDWLVLTVLICICIYLTVMVFYFKTLLKKERATRDFMKNNLQDTEVVIRKLQVQLQRGLGNIDILTDELNKVKNDANALRTRNSQYRLENDKLRQRIRELEGKIEALL comes from the coding sequence ATGACTGATTGGCTCGTACTTACCGTTTTGATATGCATTTGTATATATCTCACCGTTATGGTGTTTTACTTTAAAACCTTGCTTAAAAAAGAGCGTGCGACGCGCGATTTTATGAAAAACAATCTCCAAGATACCGAAGTCGTCATCCGCAAGCTGCAAGTCCAACTCCAGCGCGGTCTTGGCAACATCGACATACTCACCGACGAACTAAACAAGGTAAAAAACGATGCCAACGCCCTTCGCACCAGAAACTCGCAGTACCGCCTCGAAAACGACAAACTCCGCCAGCGCATCCGCGAGTTAGAGGGCAAAATCGAAGCGCTACTATAA
- a CDS encoding c-type cytochrome translates to MKIWLISALLCGAAFASDFITKNEYAKMLYQNPRGIGCDKCHGSGGEGSLISKYRHFDKKTKQVIDDELRAPRINNLDFETFKEGVLSARSVMPSYFLTDEEINLLYEYVINFNKDKK, encoded by the coding sequence ATGAAAATTTGGCTGATTTCAGCGCTACTTTGCGGCGCGGCGTTTGCGAGCGATTTTATTACAAAAAACGAATACGCAAAGATGCTCTATCAAAACCCGCGCGGCATCGGCTGCGACAAGTGTCACGGCAGCGGCGGCGAAGGCTCGCTCATATCAAAATATAGACATTTTGATAAAAAAACCAAGCAGGTCATCGACGACGAGCTAAGAGCGCCCAGGATAAACAATCTTGATTTTGAGACGTTTAAAGAGGGCGTGCTAAGCGCTAGAAGCGTTATGCCTAGCTACTTTCTAACCGACGAAGAGATAAATTTGCTTTACGAATACGTTATAAATTTCAACAAGGATAAAAAATGA
- the ychF gene encoding redox-regulated ATPase YchF yields the protein MGLAVGIVGLPNVGKSTTFNALTKAQNAESANYPFCTIEPNKAVVPVPDKRLGELAKIVNPNKIQYSTIEFVDIAGLVKGASAGEGLGNKFLSNIRETEVILHIVRCFEDENITHVEGGVDPVRDVEIIETELILADIEQLNKKIERLTREAKANAKGAKEALETANALLAHLNDGKSASSFGGKDDDAFINLNKELRLLSAKEVVYGANVDEDGISKDNKYVQALREFAARSGHEVIKLCAKIEEELVGLSDEEAHEFLSSLGTNESGLEKIIKTAFAKLNLISYFTAGVVEVRAWTIVKGWKAPKAASVIHNDFERGFIRAEVIGYEDYIACGGENPAKEAGKMRLEGKDYVVQDGDVMHFRFNV from the coding sequence ATGGGACTAGCAGTAGGTATCGTGGGTTTACCAAACGTTGGCAAATCAACCACTTTTAACGCGCTAACGAAAGCGCAAAACGCCGAGAGCGCGAACTATCCGTTCTGCACGATCGAGCCCAATAAAGCCGTTGTGCCGGTGCCCGATAAGCGCCTAGGCGAGCTAGCCAAAATCGTAAATCCAAACAAAATCCAATACTCCACGATCGAGTTCGTCGATATCGCAGGCCTCGTAAAGGGCGCGAGTGCGGGCGAGGGTCTGGGAAATAAATTTCTCTCAAACATCCGCGAAACCGAGGTGATTTTACACATCGTGCGCTGCTTTGAGGACGAAAACATCACGCACGTAGAAGGCGGCGTCGATCCCGTCAGGGACGTCGAGATCATCGAGACCGAGCTCATCCTCGCCGATATCGAGCAGCTAAACAAAAAAATCGAGCGTCTAACCCGCGAAGCCAAAGCAAACGCAAAAGGTGCGAAAGAAGCGCTAGAGACGGCAAATGCGCTACTAGCCCACCTAAATGACGGCAAAAGCGCGAGCAGCTTCGGCGGCAAGGACGACGACGCGTTTATAAATTTAAACAAAGAGCTAAGACTACTCAGCGCAAAAGAGGTCGTCTACGGCGCAAATGTCGACGAGGACGGTATCTCGAAGGATAACAAATATGTACAGGCGCTTCGCGAGTTTGCCGCGCGCTCGGGACACGAGGTTATCAAGCTCTGCGCCAAGATCGAAGAGGAGCTAGTAGGCCTTAGCGACGAAGAGGCGCATGAATTTCTAAGCTCGCTCGGCACGAACGAGAGCGGCCTAGAAAAGATCATCAAAACGGCATTTGCAAAGCTAAATTTGATCAGCTACTTTACCGCGGGCGTCGTCGAGGTGCGGGCATGGACGATCGTAAAAGGCTGGAAAGCGCCAAAAGCCGCCAGCGTCATCCACAACGACTTTGAGCGAGGGTTTATCAGAGCCGAGGTAATCGGCTACGAGGACTACATCGCGTGCGGCGGCGAAAATCCGGCAAAAGAAGCGGGCAAAATGCGCCTAGAAGGCAAAGACTACGTCGTGCAAGACGGCGACGTGATGCATTTTAGATTTAACGTTTAG